Proteins from a single region of Geothrix sp. PMB-07:
- a CDS encoding ATP-binding protein: MDNGTTMTPRGFGLSLTWLVRLRWITALGQGLAILVAKRLLPDELTAWPLLCLVAFGALSNLALMARLRQPEPVQPALPGLILGLDVLLLTGLLYGSGGAANPFTAIYLVHITLAAVVMRGLWAWSLGALSLAGFGILFVWNVHIHSLSHMDHGGGDGISLHLVGMWVAFAISAALIAAFVGLITEALRQRDEELAALRDLTARQARLAALTTLAAGVAHELGTPLGTIAIAAKELLRSTEAMGLQGSSLALDAALIREEVGRCRRILDQMAGPTGTTQGEPFQSLDWADLEADLLEGLGAEDRDRLTFHWPSSPGGTLPRKGLARTLRALVSNALEATARPGKVQVSARLEGGSWTLGVADEGIGMTPEVLARVGEPFFSTKPTGSGMGLGLFLARTFAEQLGGELCVDSQPGRGTRVQLTWPQVAHG; the protein is encoded by the coding sequence ATGGATAATGGCACGACCATGACCCCTCGCGGCTTCGGCCTCTCCCTCACTTGGCTTGTGCGTCTGCGCTGGATCACGGCGCTGGGGCAGGGCTTGGCCATCCTCGTGGCCAAGCGGTTGCTCCCGGACGAACTGACCGCCTGGCCGCTGCTCTGCCTGGTGGCCTTCGGCGCTCTCAGCAACCTGGCGCTCATGGCCCGGCTGCGCCAACCCGAGCCGGTGCAGCCTGCTCTGCCAGGCCTGATCCTGGGCCTGGACGTGCTTCTGCTGACGGGCCTGCTCTACGGCAGCGGTGGCGCGGCGAATCCCTTCACGGCCATCTACCTGGTGCACATCACCCTCGCCGCCGTGGTCATGCGCGGTCTCTGGGCCTGGTCCCTGGGGGCGCTGTCCCTGGCGGGCTTCGGCATCCTCTTCGTGTGGAACGTGCACATCCACTCGCTGAGCCACATGGATCACGGTGGTGGCGATGGCATCTCGCTCCATCTGGTGGGTATGTGGGTGGCCTTCGCCATAAGCGCCGCCCTCATTGCGGCCTTCGTGGGCCTGATCACCGAGGCGCTGCGCCAACGGGACGAGGAGTTGGCGGCCCTGCGCGACCTCACGGCGCGCCAGGCGCGGCTCGCGGCCCTCACCACTCTGGCCGCGGGAGTCGCTCACGAGCTGGGCACGCCGCTGGGTACCATCGCCATCGCCGCCAAGGAACTGCTTCGCAGCACGGAGGCCATGGGCCTACAGGGCTCCAGCCTGGCCCTGGACGCAGCCCTGATCCGCGAGGAGGTGGGCCGGTGCCGCCGCATCCTCGATCAGATGGCGGGTCCCACGGGTACCACCCAAGGCGAGCCCTTCCAATCCCTCGATTGGGCGGACCTGGAGGCCGACCTGCTGGAGGGACTGGGCGCGGAGGACCGGGATCGCTTGACCTTTCACTGGCCTTCCAGTCCCGGCGGGACGCTGCCACGGAAGGGGCTGGCCCGCACCTTGAGGGCCCTGGTGTCGAATGCGCTCGAGGCCACGGCCCGACCCGGCAAGGTCCAGGTGTCGGCCCGGCTTGAAGGCGGATCCTGGACCCTGGGCGTGGCCGACGAGGGCATCGGCATGACGCCGGAGGTGCTGGCCCGGGTGGGTGAGCCCTTTTTCAGCACCAAGCCCACTGGTTCTGGCATGGGTCTGGGCCTCTTCCTGGCGCGCACCTTCGCCGAGCAGCTGGGCGGGGAGCTCTGCGTGGACTCCCAGCCTGGGCGTGGCACCCGGGTGCAGCTGACCTGGCCGCAGGTGGCTCATGGCTGA
- a CDS encoding cytochrome c — protein sequence MLIVPLFLLHILFVNLMVGGSLLTFICEVVGFWHPRFDRLAERIAATVTVNKSLAVVLGIGPLLVINLLYTTHWYSANALTGHAWVLLIPLVSLAFLLAYLHKFTWDTWTGPRKWRHAAIGGASAALLLFIPLLFLVQVNTMLYPSVWSQVGGFFSALQFGNVFPRYFHFLAASLAVSGLFLAGWFGRPGFPVEALLPEFGRAELRRHFYRWAFWVSCVQFAFGPLVLLTLPFHILDRTVVAWILGAASLAGLMLTLLWKEIKAPDTDIGRWFAGIGLLFTAVALGMGQGRHLFREAALEPHRQAIAEKTVDFRAIEMATQFSIRAGKGAGEALTAPATGRQLFRQTCGVCHVPDASLTAPSLMEIAQIYQDNPAGIVTWAKAPGKKRPQFSAMPSMGHLGEETLAKVAAYMLEEGAKARASKAGASGR from the coding sequence GTGCTGATCGTGCCCCTCTTCCTGCTCCACATCCTCTTCGTGAACCTCATGGTGGGCGGATCCCTCCTGACCTTCATCTGTGAGGTCGTGGGATTCTGGCACCCGCGCTTCGACCGGCTGGCGGAGCGCATTGCGGCGACGGTGACGGTCAACAAAAGCCTGGCGGTGGTCCTTGGCATCGGGCCGCTGCTTGTGATCAACCTGCTGTACACCACGCACTGGTACTCGGCGAACGCGCTCACGGGCCATGCCTGGGTCCTGCTCATCCCGCTGGTCTCCCTGGCATTCCTGTTGGCTTACCTGCACAAGTTCACCTGGGATACCTGGACGGGACCCCGCAAGTGGCGCCACGCCGCCATCGGGGGCGCCAGCGCGGCCCTCCTCCTCTTCATCCCGCTGCTCTTCCTGGTGCAGGTCAACACGATGCTGTACCCCAGCGTGTGGTCCCAGGTGGGTGGGTTCTTCTCGGCGCTGCAGTTCGGCAACGTCTTCCCGCGCTATTTCCACTTTCTCGCAGCCTCGCTGGCCGTCTCAGGCCTTTTCCTGGCCGGGTGGTTTGGCCGACCCGGCTTTCCGGTGGAGGCCCTGCTCCCCGAGTTTGGTCGGGCCGAATTGCGACGGCATTTCTACCGGTGGGCTTTCTGGGTGTCCTGTGTCCAGTTCGCCTTCGGTCCCCTCGTGCTGCTCACCCTTCCCTTCCACATCCTCGACAGGACTGTCGTGGCGTGGATCCTCGGGGCGGCCAGCCTGGCGGGGCTGATGCTCACCCTCCTGTGGAAAGAGATCAAGGCTCCGGACACAGACATCGGACGGTGGTTCGCGGGCATCGGCCTGCTCTTCACGGCCGTGGCCCTCGGGATGGGCCAAGGACGCCACCTGTTCCGCGAAGCGGCCCTCGAACCGCACCGTCAGGCCATCGCCGAGAAGACGGTGGATTTCCGTGCCATCGAGATGGCCACCCAATTCAGCATCAGGGCAGGAAAGGGCGCGGGTGAGGCCCTGACGGCACCGGCCACGGGACGCCAACTCTTCCGCCAGACCTGCGGCGTCTGTCATGTTCCGGATGCCTCCCTCACCGCCCCGTCGCTCATGGAGATCGCCCAGATCTACCAGGACAATCCGGCGGGAATCGTGACCTGGGCCAAGGCCCCCGGCAAGAAGCGGCCGCAATTCTCTGCGATGCCCTCCATGGGACACCTCGGGGAGGAAACCCTCGCGAAGGTGGCCGCGTACATGCTGGAAGAGGGGGCCAAGGCCCGCGCATCCAAGGCGGGAGCCTCTGGCCGCTAA
- a CDS encoding TonB-dependent receptor, whose product MSHVRIALVTSFIAAALVAQEPSFDFSLPPQPVSQILAALAKQTGLQLAFPREAVQGLQSPGVVGRHSLPEALALALKGTGLTYEFTGDKAVRVQAVAGATVVVTGRPEAASMLDGAVVSGESLATQRTATSDSARLLEGLPGLSFYAGGGVSSLPVIDGLADDRLRLLVDGLSITSSCPNHMNPALSYLDPGAVASVSVFAGIAPVSVGGDSIGGTIVLRSADPVFAEPGSGSLASGRLSAFFRSNGNVAGANARGSFASDSLSIAYVGSTVKAGDYKDGSGELVRSTEYKAVNHQVTLATRFGQHLLSLDVGAQDIPYQGYANQFMDMTSNKSVSLNARYLGDFAWGQFEARAFRQRVRHKMDMLTDKANLGVLTNGMPYVMPMDTEGIDAGYSLQANVRLSPKDVIRLGQEYHRYTLDDWWPPVAGMEGMMGPNTFWNIHGGKRERLAVFGEWEARFGAWSTQLGARVEHVAMDTGAVQGYYSTMDLMGMAPDGSIYQVDADAFNARDHKRNDTNLDLTAVSRYEPDATSAYEFGAAQKTRSPNLYERYAWSNEAGMAGAMISWFGDLNAYVGNLDLKPEVAHTFRASADWHDSARQDWQLKVAPFYTRVRDFINVEPNLATTYPAPSGRVALRFVNRDAKLYGVDLSARKRLGEAAGEWALRLVGSSVRGQDVDGGHDLYNIMPLNGRLGLEHSLGGWSSSLEWQSVAAKDRVDTVRQEFKTPGYSILNFRTRYVWGHARLDAGIDNLLNKQYGLPLGGMDFYVYNYLSPATQGHLAVVRGMGRSVSVGLTVSY is encoded by the coding sequence ATGTCCCATGTCCGCATCGCTCTGGTCACCAGCTTCATCGCGGCTGCTCTCGTGGCCCAGGAGCCCAGCTTCGACTTCAGCCTCCCCCCCCAGCCCGTCAGCCAGATCCTGGCCGCGCTGGCCAAGCAGACGGGACTGCAGTTGGCTTTTCCGAGGGAGGCGGTGCAGGGATTGCAAAGCCCTGGCGTGGTGGGACGGCACAGCCTCCCGGAAGCGTTGGCCCTCGCGCTGAAGGGCACCGGCCTCACCTATGAATTCACCGGGGACAAGGCCGTGCGGGTGCAGGCCGTCGCGGGGGCCACGGTGGTGGTGACGGGCCGTCCGGAGGCGGCCTCCATGCTGGACGGCGCCGTGGTTTCCGGGGAGAGCCTGGCGACCCAGCGCACCGCGACCAGCGACAGCGCGCGGCTGCTGGAGGGGCTCCCGGGCCTCAGCTTCTACGCGGGTGGCGGCGTGTCCAGCCTGCCCGTGATCGACGGGCTGGCCGATGATCGGCTGCGGCTCCTGGTGGATGGCCTCAGCATCACCTCCTCTTGTCCCAACCACATGAACCCGGCCCTTTCCTATCTGGATCCAGGGGCCGTGGCCAGCGTCAGTGTGTTTGCGGGCATCGCCCCTGTGAGCGTGGGCGGGGACAGCATCGGCGGCACCATCGTCCTCCGGTCTGCCGATCCGGTCTTCGCGGAGCCGGGCTCCGGCTCCCTTGCCTCCGGCCGGCTCTCGGCCTTCTTCCGCAGCAACGGGAACGTCGCCGGGGCCAACGCCCGCGGCAGCTTCGCCAGCGACAGCCTGAGCATCGCCTACGTGGGCTCCACGGTGAAAGCCGGTGACTACAAGGATGGCAGCGGCGAGCTGGTGCGGTCCACGGAATACAAGGCCGTGAACCACCAGGTGACGCTCGCCACGCGGTTCGGCCAGCACCTGTTGAGTCTGGATGTGGGCGCTCAGGACATCCCCTACCAGGGCTACGCGAACCAGTTCATGGACATGACCAGCAACAAGAGCGTGTCTCTGAATGCGCGCTACCTCGGCGATTTCGCCTGGGGCCAGTTCGAGGCCCGCGCCTTCCGGCAGCGGGTGCGCCACAAGATGGACATGCTCACCGACAAGGCCAATCTCGGCGTGCTGACCAATGGGATGCCCTACGTCATGCCCATGGACACCGAGGGCATAGACGCTGGCTACTCGCTGCAGGCCAACGTCCGGTTGTCGCCGAAGGATGTCATCCGCCTCGGCCAGGAATACCATCGCTACACCCTGGACGACTGGTGGCCGCCGGTTGCCGGGATGGAGGGGATGATGGGCCCCAATACCTTCTGGAACATCCATGGGGGCAAGCGGGAGCGTCTGGCCGTCTTTGGCGAGTGGGAGGCCCGCTTCGGTGCCTGGAGCACGCAGTTGGGGGCGCGGGTCGAGCATGTGGCCATGGACACCGGGGCCGTGCAGGGCTACTACAGCACGATGGATCTGATGGGGATGGCCCCGGATGGCTCCATCTACCAGGTCGATGCCGATGCCTTCAATGCCCGGGACCACAAGCGCAACGACACGAACCTGGACCTCACGGCTGTGTCCCGCTACGAGCCGGATGCCACCAGCGCCTATGAGTTCGGCGCGGCCCAGAAGACCCGCTCCCCGAACCTCTATGAGCGTTATGCGTGGTCGAACGAGGCGGGCATGGCGGGCGCGATGATCTCCTGGTTCGGCGACCTCAATGCCTATGTGGGCAACCTCGACCTCAAGCCGGAGGTTGCCCATACCTTCCGGGCCTCCGCCGATTGGCACGACAGCGCCCGGCAGGACTGGCAGCTGAAAGTGGCTCCGTTCTACACGAGGGTTCGCGACTTCATCAATGTCGAACCGAATCTGGCCACCACCTACCCGGCGCCTTCAGGTCGGGTGGCCCTCCGCTTCGTGAACCGCGATGCGAAACTCTATGGGGTGGACCTGTCCGCCCGCAAGCGGCTGGGAGAAGCCGCCGGGGAGTGGGCCCTCCGTCTGGTTGGAAGCTCGGTCCGCGGGCAGGATGTGGATGGCGGCCACGACCTGTACAACATCATGCCGCTCAACGGCCGCCTGGGGTTGGAGCACAGTCTGGGTGGCTGGTCCAGCAGCCTCGAGTGGCAATCCGTGGCCGCCAAGGACCGCGTGGACACGGTGCGCCAGGAATTCAAGACGCCGGGCTATTCGATCCTGAACTTCCGCACCCGCTATGTCTGGGGCCATGCGCGGCTGGATGCGGGCATCGACAACCTGCTCAACAAGCAGTACGGCCTGCCCCTGGGCGGCATGGATTTCTACGTCTACAACTACCTGTCCCCAGCCACTCAGGGCCATCTCGCCGTCGTGAGGGGCATGGGGCGCTCGGTGAGCGTCGGCCTGACCGTCAGCTACTGA
- a CDS encoding c-type cytochrome, which yields MDFPIFHLDFLGNRLLVAMTAILHVLINHPLAVGAYPLITLLEWQGLRRSEPAWDGLAYRVARVVFIITTTVGALTGVGIWLTTALVAPAAIGSLLRVFFWAWFTEWLVFITEVGLIMAYYLTWKRFASPRLKRLHVALGAALSLFSWLTMALIVAILGFMMNSGAWKEGQDFLSAVFNPLYLPQLAFRTTFAMTTAGLFVWFCLFFVTRREDPIRSDATRLTARWTLAWLPLCGLASLWYWKQVPAAMQAHAHVALLTQAFSHWHRAFLGILGLTVLVIGLFALLGASRPRWLPAWALVVPFILSSWLLSHFERVREFIRKPYVIADYMYANGVRVSALPVYQRDGMLPYATYATVKEATASNAATAGKDVFMLACSRCHTTRGVNGVVAHFQRIQGTRPWDEEALTDFIQGMHLTRTYMPPFPGNAAEAHALAVYLKSLQPGPDTK from the coding sequence ATGGACTTTCCGATTTTCCACCTCGATTTCCTCGGCAACAGGTTGCTCGTCGCCATGACGGCCATCCTCCATGTGCTGATCAACCATCCCCTGGCGGTGGGCGCCTATCCGCTCATCACCCTGCTGGAATGGCAGGGCCTGCGAAGGTCGGAACCCGCCTGGGATGGCCTGGCCTACCGGGTGGCGAGGGTTGTCTTCATCATCACGACCACCGTTGGCGCGCTGACGGGGGTCGGGATCTGGCTCACCACCGCCCTGGTGGCCCCGGCGGCGATTGGGAGCCTGCTCAGGGTCTTCTTCTGGGCCTGGTTCACGGAGTGGTTGGTCTTCATCACCGAAGTCGGCCTCATCATGGCCTACTACCTCACCTGGAAACGCTTTGCATCCCCGAGGCTCAAGCGCTTGCACGTGGCCCTCGGCGCAGCCTTGAGCCTGTTCTCCTGGCTGACCATGGCGCTCATCGTGGCGATCCTGGGCTTCATGATGAACAGCGGTGCGTGGAAGGAAGGGCAGGATTTCCTTTCGGCGGTCTTCAACCCGCTCTACCTTCCGCAGCTGGCCTTCCGGACCACCTTTGCGATGACCACGGCCGGCCTCTTCGTCTGGTTCTGCCTTTTCTTCGTGACGCGTCGGGAAGATCCCATTCGAAGCGACGCCACGCGGCTCACGGCGCGATGGACGCTGGCGTGGCTGCCCCTCTGTGGCTTGGCATCGCTCTGGTACTGGAAGCAGGTGCCTGCGGCCATGCAAGCCCATGCGCACGTGGCGCTGCTCACCCAGGCGTTCAGCCACTGGCACCGCGCCTTTCTGGGCATCCTCGGCCTCACCGTGCTGGTCATCGGCCTGTTCGCCCTTCTGGGCGCCTCGCGGCCACGCTGGCTGCCCGCCTGGGCCCTGGTGGTGCCCTTCATCCTTTCCAGCTGGCTCCTCAGCCACTTTGAACGGGTGAGGGAGTTCATCCGGAAACCCTATGTGATCGCCGACTACATGTACGCGAATGGCGTGAGGGTATCCGCCCTGCCGGTCTACCAGCGCGATGGCATGCTCCCCTACGCCACGTATGCGACCGTCAAGGAAGCCACGGCCAGCAATGCCGCCACCGCCGGAAAAGATGTCTTCATGCTGGCCTGCTCACGATGCCACACCACGCGGGGCGTCAATGGCGTCGTGGCGCACTTTCAGCGCATCCAGGGAACGAGGCCCTGGGATGAGGAAGCCCTCACCGACTTCATCCAGGGCATGCACCTCACACGAACCTACATGCCGCCTTTCCCTGGCAATGCGGCCGAGGCCCATGCCCTCGCCGTGTATCTCAAGAGCCTTCAGCCGGGCCCGGACACGAAGTGA
- a CDS encoding diguanylate cyclase, translated as MNAIPTVFIHGLPAAGPPEFLWLLPGGQPIWALSTIVLLGAAALVFLFVNRRLRRANRMQAELGAVIQGNEQRFRFIAEHAADVIWTLDLASGRFTYVSPSVQQLRGYTPEEIMARPAEEALTPESAAQVRAVLVKSIAEWKAGRPMEPKTLELDQPHKDGRLIPTEVVTTLHADATGQLASVLGISRDITERRHSEQRLRHALHSLEEQASTDPLTKAWNRRHFGEMVEGETHRSERYGHPLTLLLLDIDHFKRVNDTHGHAEGDHVLLEVADCIRSAIRISDSLTRWGGEEFIVLLPNTGLPSARYLAERIRVNIEEHLFERVGRITASIGLAEHLPSTGLESWLERADQAMYRAKRKGRNRVEFDPQRHRGSTSTDHVESTFLKLVWSPIYRCGNELIDSQHERLFQQANDLLDAMLSERPADEVQSLVTNLLSDVSQHFHDEETLLRRLGYAGLREHADVHTQLLARGQELRQAFEDGTLALGALFQFLAHDVVAQHMLKTDRDFFHLTAS; from the coding sequence ATGAATGCGATCCCCACGGTATTCATCCATGGCCTTCCCGCGGCCGGGCCGCCGGAGTTCCTATGGCTTCTGCCCGGAGGGCAACCGATCTGGGCGCTGTCCACCATCGTTCTATTGGGTGCCGCGGCCTTGGTGTTCCTGTTTGTGAATCGCCGCCTCCGGCGGGCGAACCGCATGCAAGCCGAATTGGGTGCCGTCATCCAGGGAAACGAGCAGCGATTCCGTTTCATTGCCGAGCATGCGGCCGATGTCATCTGGACCCTGGATCTCGCCAGCGGGAGGTTCACCTATGTGAGCCCTTCCGTTCAGCAGCTCCGGGGCTACACCCCCGAGGAGATCATGGCCCGCCCGGCCGAGGAAGCCCTCACGCCCGAATCAGCGGCCCAGGTGCGCGCCGTCCTCGTGAAGTCCATCGCCGAATGGAAGGCCGGTCGGCCGATGGAACCCAAAACCCTGGAGCTGGACCAGCCCCATAAAGATGGACGCCTCATCCCCACCGAAGTGGTGACCACGCTCCACGCCGACGCCACAGGGCAACTGGCCTCGGTCCTCGGCATCAGCCGGGACATCACGGAACGGCGACACTCCGAACAACGGCTTCGCCACGCGCTGCACTCCCTAGAAGAGCAGGCCAGCACCGACCCTCTGACCAAGGCGTGGAACCGCCGCCACTTCGGCGAGATGGTTGAAGGCGAGACGCACCGCTCCGAACGGTACGGACATCCCCTCACCCTCCTTCTGCTGGACATCGACCACTTCAAACGGGTCAACGACACCCATGGCCACGCCGAAGGGGATCATGTGCTCCTCGAGGTCGCCGACTGCATCCGCTCAGCCATCCGCATCTCCGATTCCCTCACCCGCTGGGGGGGTGAAGAATTCATCGTCCTCCTGCCCAACACGGGTCTCCCAAGTGCCAGATACCTGGCTGAACGCATCCGCGTGAACATCGAAGAGCATCTCTTTGAACGCGTGGGCCGGATCACTGCCAGCATCGGCCTGGCCGAGCACCTGCCTTCGACGGGGCTGGAATCCTGGTTGGAACGCGCCGACCAGGCCATGTACCGGGCCAAGCGCAAGGGACGCAATCGGGTGGAATTCGATCCCCAGCGCCATCGCGGAAGCACCTCGACGGACCATGTCGAAAGCACCTTTCTAAAACTGGTCTGGAGCCCCATCTACCGCTGCGGCAATGAGCTCATCGACTCGCAGCATGAACGGTTGTTCCAGCAGGCCAACGATCTGCTCGATGCCATGCTGTCGGAACGACCGGCGGATGAGGTGCAATCCCTTGTGACAAATCTCCTCAGCGACGTTTCCCAGCACTTCCACGACGAGGAAACCCTGCTGCGTCGCCTGGGGTATGCCGGGCTGCGCGAGCACGCTGATGTGCACACGCAGCTTCTGGCCCGCGGCCAGGAGCTGCGCCAGGCCTTCGAGGATGGCACCCTCGCCTTGGGCGCGCTCTTCCAGTTCCTGGCCCATGACGTGGTGGCCCAGCACATGCTCAAAACCGACCGGGATTTCTTCCACCTGACAGCCAGCTAG
- a CDS encoding cytochrome c3 family protein, translating to MNHMDRLFRFVLPLGMVALLGTVLTVGWFTQPSRFVKGYEPEQPLPFSHKLHAGTMKIPCLYCHAGADRSRVAGVPDVATCMGCHRVTKTDRPVIQALAKALELNQPIPWKRVHELPDHVFFDHRPHVNAGIACQSCHGEVQEMTVLSRQLGMRMGDCLSCHRNPKAALPPKSPILRGPEHCSACHR from the coding sequence ATGAACCACATGGACCGCCTGTTCCGCTTCGTCCTGCCCCTCGGGATGGTGGCGCTGCTGGGAACGGTGCTGACCGTGGGCTGGTTCACCCAGCCGAGTCGATTCGTGAAGGGGTACGAACCTGAGCAGCCTCTTCCGTTCAGCCACAAGCTCCATGCGGGAACCATGAAAATCCCCTGTCTCTACTGCCACGCGGGTGCGGATCGGTCGAGGGTCGCCGGAGTGCCGGATGTGGCCACTTGCATGGGCTGCCACCGCGTCACCAAGACGGACCGACCGGTGATTCAGGCTTTGGCAAAGGCCCTCGAGCTCAACCAGCCCATTCCATGGAAGCGGGTTCACGAACTGCCGGACCATGTGTTCTTCGACCATCGCCCCCATGTGAACGCGGGGATCGCCTGCCAGTCCTGTCATGGCGAGGTTCAAGAGATGACCGTGCTCTCCCGGCAGCTCGGGATGCGCATGGGCGATTGCCTGAGCTGCCATCGGAATCCAAAGGCCGCCCTCCCGCCCAAGAGCCCCATTCTCCGGGGCCCCGAGCACTGCTCCGCCTGTCATCGCTAG
- a CDS encoding TonB-dependent receptor: protein MRRCAGPATLSLLLAAAAAPSAQACGACGCTLNSDWASQGYAAKPGLRFDLRYDYFNQDQLRSGTKAVDRGGFEIPNEMELQEKTLNRNLTATLDYSPSADWGLSLQVPVFNRYHVTLAEGDTDPSFSKANGLGDVRVLGRYQGFSDDHSFGVQFGVKLPTGGTKQTFHAGAQAGEPLDRGLQLGSGTTDLLLGCYAYGSLAPDWGVFGQVLFQKPLAEKDGFRPGDGVNANFGVRYTGFAGITPHLQVNIRAEGREAGLNADIDNSGATLAYLSPGLTFDLRPGFQVYAFAQVPIAQRVTGLQIEPRSSFSVGLHWAF, encoded by the coding sequence ATGCGTCGATGCGCTGGCCCCGCCACCCTTTCCCTGCTGCTGGCCGCGGCCGCAGCGCCTTCTGCGCAGGCCTGCGGCGCCTGCGGCTGCACGCTGAACTCCGATTGGGCCAGTCAGGGCTATGCCGCCAAGCCGGGCCTTCGCTTCGATCTTCGGTACGACTATTTCAACCAGGACCAGCTGCGCTCGGGCACGAAGGCTGTGGACCGGGGCGGCTTCGAGATCCCCAATGAAATGGAGCTCCAGGAAAAGACCCTGAACCGCAACCTGACGGCCACCTTGGATTACAGTCCCAGCGCCGACTGGGGCCTCAGCCTTCAGGTTCCCGTCTTCAACCGGTACCATGTGACCCTGGCCGAAGGGGACACGGATCCGTCGTTTTCGAAGGCCAACGGCCTGGGCGATGTCCGCGTGCTGGGCCGCTACCAGGGCTTTTCAGACGATCATTCATTTGGCGTTCAGTTCGGTGTGAAGCTGCCCACGGGGGGAACCAAGCAGACCTTCCATGCGGGTGCTCAGGCGGGTGAGCCGCTGGACCGCGGCCTGCAATTGGGTTCGGGCACCACGGATCTGCTGCTGGGCTGCTATGCCTACGGGAGCCTGGCCCCGGACTGGGGTGTCTTCGGCCAGGTTCTGTTCCAGAAGCCGCTGGCGGAGAAGGACGGCTTCCGCCCTGGAGACGGGGTCAATGCCAACTTCGGCGTGCGTTACACAGGCTTCGCGGGGATCACCCCGCATCTGCAGGTGAACATCCGTGCTGAGGGCCGTGAGGCGGGTCTGAACGCCGACATCGACAACAGCGGCGCCACCCTGGCTTACCTGAGTCCGGGCCTGACCTTTGACCTGCGTCCCGGTTTCCAGGTCTACGCTTTCGCGCAGGTGCCCATCGCCCAGCGTGTGACGGGCCTGCAGATCGAGCCCAGATCCAGCTTCTCCGTGGGCCTGCACTGGGCCTTCTAG
- a CDS encoding response regulator transcription factor, with the protein MAEALPSLLLVDDDATYRERLAKAIAARGFEVRTAEDAEAAVALADADSPEYAVLDLRMPGESGLDLLRRLMAIDPTTKVLMLTGYGSIATALEAVRLGAVNYLTKPADVDDILAAFSPERPVSETSPDLETPSLARVEWEHIQRVLQDCDGNLSEAARRLGMHRRSLQRKAARRRPSR; encoded by the coding sequence ATGGCTGAGGCGCTGCCCTCCCTCCTGCTGGTGGACGACGACGCCACCTACCGCGAGCGGCTCGCCAAGGCCATCGCCGCGCGAGGCTTCGAGGTGCGGACCGCCGAGGATGCCGAAGCCGCCGTGGCCCTGGCCGATGCCGACAGCCCTGAATACGCGGTGCTGGATCTCCGCATGCCCGGCGAGTCGGGCCTCGACCTGCTGCGCCGCCTCATGGCCATCGACCCCACCACCAAGGTGCTCATGCTCACGGGCTATGGCAGCATCGCCACGGCTCTGGAGGCGGTGCGCCTGGGCGCCGTGAACTACCTGACCAAGCCCGCCGATGTCGATGACATCCTCGCTGCCTTTTCGCCGGAGCGGCCCGTATCCGAGACCAGCCCGGATTTGGAGACGCCCTCCCTGGCCCGGGTGGAGTGGGAGCACATCCAACGGGTGCTTCAGGACTGCGACGGCAACCTGTCGGAGGCGGCGCGCCGCCTGGGCATGCACCGCCGCAGCCTGCAGCGGAAGGCGGCCCGAAGGCGGCCCTCCCGTTAG